From the Plasmodium vivax chromosome 5, whole genome shotgun sequence genome, one window contains:
- a CDS encoding hypothetical protein, conserved (encoded by transcript PVX_089185A): MCKMEHPAVNRANMANTTNMANTENVAHTENVAHTENVAHTVNMANTAHMENLSNAPHSVPYTFEHSRNLGNKILKPIRQEKVVRVPVTQYVEKIIEKEEIKFVNKYVDVIKPIITYKTKHISKPIYLDKIKYEPKLIEKEKIIHIPKIEYRNKIVEIPVYLHKENIIEKKVPLIIERVVPVLKVKKMEKEVLTDVVEMPSICEMAKMDTYINTSAKHEYKERVVVVPQMARGNSDRNDFYAVGGAKESQDMYNKETYRNMESQNDTSSPAAYCPVQMSPSTEVEKFKGRRGGSHSVVSGESDEDSCGGQLEHKNETMYNEATHEEGEEGEEGGHYGDVAENAEGTPNEEGLASEEGLLNGQGLLNGQGLLNEQELHTWQGLPNGEAISREHTQGTAQTGHYGEDDMYKKSNITHVSIHLPTTKEELREVLQRESANLGEGSYGSNRVASSGAGNLRGGNDGCAPNSHLFTYDHGNNRSGISNRYGINSRNNRNDRYNEYDVNQVMSEQLIRESFNDFRPGGMSKSAEENVGQGNYHSDVKNRIHPQQKHNLSVPSNIHVYQENYSSSQNVCRNESGRRRSNFMPSYANSNGQAIVSVRPATILEYVPKQRKAKLRFCGFINRCCGAE, translated from the coding sequence atgtgcaaaatggaacaCCCCGCAGTGAACAGGGCAAACATGGCGAACACAACAAACATGGCCAACACGGAGAACGTGGCCCACACGGAGAACGTGGCCCACACGGAGAACGTGGCCCACACGGTAAACATGGCCAACACAGCCCACATGGAAAACTTGTCCAACGCGCCGCACAGCGTCCCGTACACCTTCGAGCACTCGAGAAACCTGGGCAACAAAATCCTCAAGCCCATACGCCAGGAAAAAGTCGTCAGGGTGCCCGTAACCCAGTACGTGGAAAAAATCAtagagaaggaagaaatcaAATTCGTCAACAAATACGTGGATGTCATCAAACCAATAATCACCTACAAGACGAAGCACATTTCCAAGCCAATCTATTTAGACAAAATTAAGTATGAGCCCAAGCTgatagaaaaggaaaaaattatacacatCCCCAAGATAGAGTacagaaataaaattgtagaaATACCTGTGTACCTTCATAAGGAAAATATCATAGAGAAAAAAGTACCCCTAATAATTGAGCGCGTTGTTCCCGTTTTGAAggtcaaaaaaatggagaaggagGTCCTCACAGATGTGGTCGAAATGCCTTCCATCTGCGAAATGGCCAAAATGGatacatacataaatacTAGTGCCAAACATGAATATAAAGAGAGGGTGGTGGTGGTCCCTCAAATGGCAAGGGGAAACTCCGACAGAAATGACTTTTACGCAGTAGGGGGGGCTAAGGAAAGCCAGGACATGTACAATAAAGAAACGTACAGAAATATGGAGTCTCAAAATGATACTTCTTCCCCAGCGGCGTACTGTCCAGTACAGATGTCCCCGTCCACCGAAGTGGAGAAGTTCAAAGGACGCCGGGGGGGAAGTCACTCCGTGGTTAGCGGCGAGTCGGATGAGGACTCCTGTGGGGGGCAACTGGAGCATAAGAATGAGACCATGTATAATGAGGCCACGCATGAGGAGGGcgaggaaggggaggaaggagGCCACTACGGGGATGTCGCGGAAAACGCGGAAGGAACGCCTAACGAGGAAGGTTTAGCCAGCGAGGAGGGATTGCTCAACGGGCAGGGCTTACTAAACGGGCAGGGCTTGCTCAACGAGCAGGAGCTACACACCTGGCAAGGCCTACCCAACGGGGAAGCAATCTCGAGGGAACACACCCAAGGTACGGCGCAAACCGGGCATTACGGCGAAGACGACATGTATAAAAAGTCGAACATAACGCACGTCAGCATACACCTGCCCACCACGAAGGAGGAGCTGCGCGAGGTTCTCCAGCGGGAATCTGCCAACTTAGGGGAGGGCAGTTACGGCAGCAACAGGGTAGCTAGCAGTGGCGCGGGCAACCTAAGAGGCGGCAACGACGGGTGCGCTCCGAATAGCCACCTCTTCACCTACGACCACGGGAATAACAGAAGCGGCATAAGCAACAGATACGGCATAAACAGCAGAAACAACCGAAACGACAGGTACAACGAGTACGACGTGAACCAAGTGATGAGCGAGCAGCTCATCAGAGAGTCCTTCAACGACTTCAGACCAGGAGGCATGTCCAAGTCAGCGGAAGAAAACGTCGGCCAGGGGAACTATCACTCGGACGTGAAGAACCGCATACACCCCCAGCAGAAGCATAACCTTTCCGTGCCGTCTAACATCCACGTCTACCAGGAAAACTACTCTTCCTCTCAGAACGTCTGCAGGAATGAGTCCGGGAGAAGGCGGTCGAACTTCATGCCCTCCTATGCGAACAGCAACGGGCAGGCAATTGTATCCGTGCGGCCCGCCACCATTTTGGAGTACGTCCCCAAGCAGAGGAAGGCCAAGTTGCGCTTCTGCGGCTTCATAAACAGGTGCTGCGGCGCCGAGTGA